Proteins encoded together in one Bos indicus x Bos taurus breed Angus x Brahman F1 hybrid chromosome 28, Bos_hybrid_MaternalHap_v2.0, whole genome shotgun sequence window:
- the RHOBTB1 gene encoding rho-related BTB domain-containing protein 1 isoform X4, with product MWYQEIKHFCPRTPVVLVGCQLDLRYADLEAVNRARRPLARPIKRGDILPPEKGREVAKELGIPYYETSVFDQFGIKDVFDNAIRAALISRRHLQFWKSHLKKVQKPLLQAPFLPPKAPPPVIKVPECPSTGTNEAACLLDNPLCADVLFILQDQEQIFAHRIYLATSSSKFYDLFLMECEETPHWSEGACEREKQSRDSQEWAQSLDPDEEREEGTPRTPQADQWTPSSQNLSQQETLGLDAEDLVAETQTLSGWSKGFIGMHKEMQVNPVSKRLGPVTVVRMDASVQPGPFRTLLQFLYTGQLDEKEKDLVGLAQIAEVLEMFDLRMMVENIMNKEAFMNQEITKAFHVRKANRIKECLSKGTFSDVTFKLDDGAISAHKPLLICSCKWMAAMFGGSFVESANSEVYLPNINKMSMQAVLDYLYTKHLPPNLDLDPLELIALANRFCLPHLVALAEQHAVQELTKAAMSGVGIDGEVLSYLELAQFHNAHQLAAWCLHHICTNYNSVCSKFRKEIKSKSADNQEYFERHRWPPVWYLKEEDHYQRVKREREKEDIALNKHHSRRKWCFWNSSPAVA from the exons ATGTGGTATCAAGAAATCAAGCACTTTTGCCCTCGCACACCTGTTGTTCTAGTTGGCTGCCAGCTAGATCTCCGCTATGCTGATCTTGAAGCTGTTAATAGAGCCAGACGCCCTTTAGCAAG GCCCATAAAGAGAGGGGATATTCTGCCCCCAGAAAAAGGCCGAGAGGTTGCAAAGGAACTGGGTATACCCTACTATGAAACAAGTGTGTTTGACCAGTTTGGCATCAAAGACGTGTTTGACAACGCAATCCGAGCGGCGCTCATTTCGCGACGGCACTTGCAGTTCTGGAAATCCCACCTGAAGAAAGTCCAGAAACCTTTACTTCAGGCACCATTCCTACCTCCAAAAGCCCCCCCACCGGTCATCAAAGTTCCAGAATGTCCCTCCACGGGGACGAACGAAGCTGCCTGTTTACTGGACAATCCTCTGTGTGCTGACGTCCTCTTCATCCTCCAGGACCAGGAGCAGATCTTTGCACACCGAATTTACCTCGCTACCTCCTCTTCCAAGTTTTATgatctttttttaatggaatgtgAAGAAACCCCCCACTGGAGTGAAGGAGCTtgtgagagagagaagcaaagcAGGGATTCCCAGGAGTGGGCACAGAGTCTTGACCCAGatgaggaaagggaagagggCACCCCAAGGACGCCTCAGGCTGATCAGTGGACCCCCTCGAGCCAGAACCTGTCCCAACAGGAGACCCTGGGGCTGGACGCCGAGGACCTGGTGGCAGAGACACAGACCCTGTCGGGCTGGAGCAAGGGGTTCATCGGCATGCACAAGGAGATGCAGGTCAACCCCGTCTCAAAGCGGCTGGGCCCCGTGACCGTGGTCAGGATGGACGCGTCCGTCCAGCCAGGCCCTTTCCGGACCCTGCTCCAGTTTCTCTACACGGGGCAActggatgaaaaggaaaaagatctgGTGGGCCTGGCTCAGATCGCAGAGGTCCTGGAGATGTTTGATTTGCGGATGATGGTGGAAAACATCATGAACAAGGAAGCCTTCATGAACCAGGAGATTACGAAAGCGTTTCATGTCCGGAAAGCCAATAGGATAAAAGAGTGTCTCAGCAAGGGGACATTCTCAG ATGTGACATTTAAGCTGGACGATGGAGCCATCAGTGCCCACAAACCGCTGCTGATCTGTAGCTGCAAGTGGATGGCTGCCATGTTCGGGGGGTCGTTTGTCGAAAGCGCCAACAGTGAG GTATATCTCCCAAACATAAACAAGATGTCAATGCAGGCAGTCCTGGATTATCTCTATACTAAGCACTTGCCACCTAACTTGGACCTGGACCCACTGGAACTAATTGCCTTGGCAAACAGATTTTGCCTGCCACACTTGGTTGCACTTGCAG AACAGCACGCCGTCCAGGAGCTGACCAAGGCCGCCATGAGTGGTGTGGGCATCGATGGGGAAGTTCTCTCTTACTTGGAATTGGCCCAG TTTCACAATGCCCACCAGTTGGCCGCCTGGTGTTTGCACCACATCTGCACCAACTACAACAGTGTCTGTTCCAAGttccgcaaggagatcaaatcgaAATCTGCAG ACAACCAGGAATACTTTGAGAGGCACCGCTGGCCTCCTGTGTGGTACCTGAAGGAAGAAGACCACTACCAGCGtgtgaaaagggaaagagagaaggaagacatTGCACTAAATAAACATCACTCGAGAAGAAAGTGGTGCTTCTGGAATTCATCTCCAGCGGTCGCCTGa